The following are from one region of the Stanieria sp. NIES-3757 genome:
- a CDS encoding hypothetical protein (protein of unknown function DUF502), whose amino-acid sequence MLQRFKQDLKNDLIAGLLVVIPLATTIWLTITIAKWVIDFLTRVPKQLNPFDGLDPLLTNFLNLVVGLAVPLLCILIIGLMARNIVGRWLLDFGEQFLQAIPLAGSVYKTLKQILETLLRDSKTRFRRVVLVEYPRRGVWTIGFVTGKVSSQLQSHLHQKMLSVFIPTTPNPTSGWYAIVPEEDAIDVTISIEDAFKVLISGGIVSPEQPTTDVPIALPKPYQNLSLNTPLAEKKSAVIPIEEES is encoded by the coding sequence GTGCTGCAACGCTTTAAGCAAGATTTAAAAAACGACTTAATTGCCGGTCTGTTGGTAGTGATTCCTTTAGCTACTACCATTTGGTTGACAATTACTATTGCTAAATGGGTAATCGATTTTCTGACTCGTGTTCCCAAGCAACTTAATCCCTTTGACGGATTAGATCCGTTACTAACTAACTTTCTTAATTTAGTAGTTGGTTTAGCTGTGCCATTGCTATGTATCTTGATTATTGGTTTGATGGCAAGAAATATAGTTGGCAGGTGGCTGTTAGATTTTGGTGAACAATTTCTACAAGCTATTCCGTTAGCAGGATCGGTCTATAAAACTCTCAAGCAGATTTTAGAAACTTTGCTGAGAGATTCTAAAACTAGGTTTCGCCGTGTCGTCTTAGTCGAATATCCTCGACGAGGAGTTTGGACAATTGGATTTGTGACAGGAAAAGTCAGTAGTCAATTGCAATCTCATTTGCACCAAAAAATGCTCAGTGTTTTTATTCCTACTACTCCCAATCCTACTTCTGGTTGGTATGCCATTGTTCCAGAAGAAGATGCAATTGATGTAACTATTTCGATTGAAGACGCTTTTAAAGTTCTCATTTCTGGTGGTATTGTTAGCCCAGAACAACCAACTACTGATGTGCCTATTGCTTTACCCAAACCTTATCAAAATCTTAGTTTAAATACTCCTTTGGCTGAGAAAAAATCAGCAGTAATACCAATAGAAGAAGAAAGTTAA
- a CDS encoding putative transposase, whose protein sequence is MSSLEELFCDLDDFCKWFEPQWFSMLITQGIKIRKRSRSPSLSEVMSILVAFHQNH, encoded by the coding sequence ATGTCTAGTCTAGAAGAATTATTTTGCGATCTTGATGATTTTTGTAAATGGTTTGAGCCTCAATGGTTTTCAATGTTGATAACTCAAGGAATAAAAATTCGCAAGCGCTCGAGGAGTCCGAGCTTAAGTGAAGTAATGAGTATTTTAGTAGCGTTTCATCAGAATCACTAA
- a CDS encoding anaerobic ribonucleoside-triphosphate reductase activating protein codes for MTIKKNPYLELMEIPPGYLNLMGYVNESEVNGPGFRAVVWVQGCLRECPGCFNPDSWSFEINQLMSVDTLVEKITSNPRNEGVTFSGGEPFWQAPALADLARKVKAKGLNVMSFTGFTLERLQSEYAPAGSQDLLSQLDILIDGAYIESLAVNSPDSPVSSTNQRVHIFNPALKDRITWASDQTEVHILQDGSRIVTGYLGQVFLSD; via the coding sequence ATGACAATCAAGAAAAATCCCTATCTCGAACTCATGGAAATTCCCCCTGGCTATCTTAACCTGATGGGTTACGTCAATGAATCAGAAGTTAATGGGCCTGGCTTTCGCGCTGTAGTATGGGTGCAGGGATGCTTACGAGAATGTCCTGGTTGTTTTAATCCCGACTCCTGGTCTTTTGAAATCAATCAATTGATGTCAGTAGATACATTAGTTGAAAAAATCACAAGTAATCCTCGCAATGAAGGCGTTACCTTTTCGGGAGGAGAACCTTTTTGGCAAGCTCCAGCTTTAGCTGATTTGGCTCGCAAGGTTAAAGCTAAAGGACTCAATGTCATGTCATTTACAGGCTTTACTTTAGAACGATTGCAATCTGAATATGCTCCTGCTGGCTCTCAAGATTTATTGTCTCAACTCGATATTTTAATTGATGGTGCTTATATCGAATCTCTTGCTGTAAATTCCCCTGATTCTCCCGTTTCTTCCACTAATCAGAGAGTTCATATTTTTAATCCAGCCTTAAAAGACCGAATAACCTGGGCTAGTGACCAAACTGAAGTTCATATTCTTCAAGATGGTAGTCGCATTGTTACAGGTTATCTAGGACAAGTGTTTTTATCTGATTAG
- a CDS encoding dGTP triphosphohydrolase, translated as MLRREERQYHPFQHRSDKPGDQRQSFQIDRDRIIYSSAFRRLAQVTQVVTAQEGHVFHNRLTHSLKVAQVARRLSEKLIDEQPLIAEELGGINPDVVEAAALAHDLGHPPFGHTAEEELDDCATKCGLIDGFEGNAQSFRILTRLAIHRTDYYGLNLTRATLNAVLKYPWLRSTNRQSKQWRKYSVYHQDRAAFNFVRPTEEQQQTTEASIMDFADDITYSVHDLEDFYLAGLIPLELLATERDELARFVEEWLREFPDNQCAKAVQENPARFQNFLDATYNLRGQYRPGSFEQKAQIKRISSQLIQVYLQSVELSLEYSDRGYLKYDHAKEEELNFLQRIVWSYVISNPRLATQRYGQKKIIKTLFEIYLEAIERRDLSFIPARFVKEYLDLHEKTNDLEDIEQEKLRMAVDIVASLSEAEAVLKYRRLTGINQGSFLDYWE; from the coding sequence ATGTTAAGACGGGAAGAAAGACAGTATCATCCTTTTCAACATAGAAGTGACAAACCAGGAGATCAAAGACAATCTTTTCAAATCGATCGCGATCGCATTATTTATTCTTCTGCTTTTCGACGTTTAGCTCAAGTTACTCAGGTAGTTACCGCTCAAGAAGGACACGTTTTTCACAACCGTCTTACTCATTCGCTCAAAGTAGCACAAGTAGCGAGAAGATTATCAGAAAAATTAATTGATGAACAACCACTGATAGCTGAAGAATTAGGGGGAATTAATCCCGATGTGGTTGAAGCAGCAGCTTTGGCACACGATCTTGGTCATCCGCCTTTTGGTCACACTGCCGAAGAAGAATTGGATGATTGTGCTACTAAGTGCGGTTTAATTGACGGTTTTGAAGGAAATGCTCAATCGTTTCGGATTTTAACTAGGTTAGCAATTCATCGCACGGATTATTATGGTCTTAATTTAACCAGAGCAACTTTAAATGCAGTTTTAAAGTATCCTTGGCTACGTTCGACTAACCGACAATCGAAACAATGGCGTAAATATTCAGTTTATCATCAAGACCGAGCAGCTTTTAACTTTGTTAGACCGACAGAAGAACAACAGCAAACCACTGAAGCTAGTATTATGGATTTTGCTGATGATATTACTTATAGCGTTCATGATTTAGAAGACTTTTATTTAGCTGGATTAATTCCTTTGGAGTTGTTAGCTACAGAAAGAGATGAACTAGCCAGATTTGTAGAAGAATGGTTGCGAGAATTTCCTGACAATCAATGTGCTAAAGCAGTACAAGAAAATCCTGCTCGTTTTCAAAATTTTCTCGATGCGACTTACAATTTGAGAGGACAATATCGACCAGGTTCATTTGAACAAAAAGCCCAAATAAAACGGATTAGTTCTCAATTAATTCAAGTTTATCTTCAATCAGTTGAACTAAGTCTTGAATATAGCGATCGCGGTTATTTGAAATACGATCATGCGAAGGAAGAAGAATTAAATTTTTTACAACGAATTGTTTGGTCTTATGTGATTTCTAATCCTCGATTAGCTACTCAAAGATACGGACAAAAAAAAATTATTAAAACCTTATTTGAAATTTATTTGGAAGCTATTGAGCGTAGAGATTTAAGTTTTATTCCTGCCAGATTTGTTAAAGAATATTTAGATTTACATGAGAAAACCAACGATTTAGAAGATATTGAACAAGAAAAATTACGCATGGCTGTAGATATTGTGGCAAGTCTTAGTGAAGCGGAAGCTGTCCTCAAATATCGCCGTCTTACTGGGATTAACCAAGGTTCTTTTTTGGATTATTGGGAATAA
- a CDS encoding hypothetical protein (conserved hypothetical protein), translated as MLNNVGTSDRIIRIILGLLLACLGLLVYGGSILGIALTIGAAILGFSGLAGSCLLYGLFGINTCRQKEMKG; from the coding sequence ATGTTAAATAACGTAGGTACAAGCGATCGCATCATTCGGATCATTCTAGGTCTTCTCTTAGCTTGCTTGGGTTTATTGGTCTATGGTGGTTCTATTTTGGGTATTGCGTTAACGATTGGTGCTGCTATTTTAGGTTTTAGTGGTTTAGCTGGTTCTTGCTTACTGTATGGTTTATTCGGCATCAATACTTGTAGACAAAAAGAAATGAAGGGATAA
- a CDS encoding NusB antitermination factor produces MPARKQPRSISRELALLSIAQVSTNPSKLEEEDLNSLVLAAVRTLIVEVQDILENASAEIKRGDERLLESETRSSNLNSAKAMVSDAMELTKTAINRLGIAVELPEFIQLTSKTDVREYAIEIISTVCQNRQQIETQIETVLVAWQLNRLPKIDRDILRIAVAEMLFLDVPVKVAINEAVELAKRYSDEEGYRFINGVLRRVSDRLKQEAIQK; encoded by the coding sequence ATGCCAGCCCGTAAACAACCCCGAAGTATCTCCCGCGAATTAGCTTTATTAAGTATTGCTCAAGTCAGTACCAATCCTTCTAAATTAGAAGAAGAAGACCTTAATAGTTTAGTATTAGCAGCAGTCCGTACTTTAATTGTTGAAGTCCAAGATATTTTAGAAAATGCTTCGGCAGAAATTAAACGGGGAGATGAACGCTTACTAGAAAGTGAAACTCGCAGCAGTAATCTTAATAGTGCTAAAGCGATGGTTAGTGATGCGATGGAATTAACTAAAACAGCGATTAATCGTTTAGGAATTGCAGTAGAATTGCCCGAATTTATTCAGCTAACTAGTAAAACAGATGTTCGAGAATATGCCATTGAAATTATCTCTACAGTGTGTCAAAACCGTCAGCAAATTGAAACACAAATTGAAACTGTTTTAGTAGCATGGCAATTAAATCGTCTGCCCAAAATTGACCGCGATATTTTACGAATTGCTGTAGCTGAAATGTTATTTCTCGATGTTCCTGTTAAAGTAGCGATTAACGAAGCGGTAGAGTTAGCGAAACGCTACTCCGATGAGGAAGGTTATCGTTTTATTAACGGAGTTCTCCGCAGAGTTAGCGATCGCCTTAAGCAGGAAGCAATTCAGAAGTAA
- the psbA4 gene encoding photosystem II D1 protein gives MTTVIRRRSEFDFPASIWERFSRWITSTDNRVYLGWFSLLMIPTLLVATIVFAIAFVVAPPVDLDGIREPVIGSLLGGNNIATAAVIPTSAAIGLHFYPLWSAGSVDEWLYNGGPYQLIILHFLIGIWAYLGRLWELSYRLGMRPWIAIAYSAPVAAATSVLLVYPIGQGSFSEGMPLGISGTFYFMLTLQAEHNVLMHPFHMLGVAGVLGGALLSATHGSLVTASLIRETTELESVNAGYKFGQQELTYNLLAGHVGYLGRLLIPPLAFRNSRSVHFLLAALPTIGIWFAALGISTIAFNLNGFNFNQSILDSTGRPIPTDADLLNRVNLGIQAMHAPNTHHFPELL, from the coding sequence ATGACTACTGTAATTCGCCGTCGTTCCGAATTTGATTTTCCTGCTTCAATTTGGGAAAGATTTTCCCGTTGGATCACCAGTACAGACAATCGAGTTTATCTCGGTTGGTTTAGTCTCCTGATGATTCCTACTTTGCTGGTTGCTACCATAGTTTTTGCGATCGCTTTTGTGGTTGCTCCTCCTGTAGATCTTGATGGGATCAGAGAACCAGTCATCGGCTCGCTTTTAGGTGGTAACAATATTGCCACAGCAGCAGTTATTCCTACCTCGGCTGCAATTGGATTACATTTTTATCCTTTGTGGTCGGCTGGTTCGGTTGATGAATGGCTTTACAATGGCGGTCCTTATCAATTAATCATCTTGCACTTTCTGATCGGTATTTGGGCTTATCTCGGCAGACTGTGGGAACTAAGCTATCGTTTGGGAATGCGCCCTTGGATTGCGATCGCTTATTCTGCACCAGTAGCAGCAGCAACATCGGTATTGCTGGTTTATCCGATTGGTCAAGGAAGCTTTTCTGAAGGAATGCCTCTAGGGATTTCTGGAACTTTTTACTTTATGCTTACCCTCCAAGCAGAACACAATGTTTTAATGCACCCATTCCATATGCTGGGGGTAGCTGGAGTTCTTGGTGGCGCACTCTTGAGCGCGACCCATGGTTCTTTAGTAACGGCGAGCTTAATTCGAGAAACTACAGAACTTGAATCTGTCAATGCTGGTTATAAATTTGGTCAACAAGAATTAACTTACAATTTATTAGCTGGTCATGTAGGCTACTTAGGCAGATTACTCATTCCACCGCTAGCTTTTCGTAATAGTCGTTCAGTACATTTCCTGTTAGCAGCTTTACCTACCATAGGAATTTGGTTTGCTGCCTTGGGAATTAGTACCATAGCTTTTAATCTCAATGGATTTAACTTCAATCAATCAATTCTAGATAGTACGGGCAGACCTATTCCCACTGATGCAGATCTGCTTAACCGTGTTAATTTGGGAATTCAAGCCATGCACGCTCCCAATACTCATCATTTTCCTGAGTTGTTATAG